The genomic interval GAAGATATAGGGAGCCATCTTGGGATTCCACTTTCTTTTCAGGTGACCGAAATGGGCGCCGGCCTCCAGTAATTGATTAAAATCAGTTCTTGACATTTTTTCTGATCGTTAAATCTTCTGATTAAAATTCTCTTTACATCAATCGCGGCGGTAGTGTACGGGACAATCCCCGCGATTTTCCGCAGCAGGGCAACACCGGAGTAGCACGCCTCGGGCGCAGTCTCCGCCATTTGATCCCTTGCTGTGCTTTCCGCGAACGCAAGACGGGAAACTAACGCTTGCTGAACTGGAACTTGCGACGTGCGCCGGGCTGACCGGGTTTCTTACGCTCCACCTCGCGCGGGTCGCGCGTCATGAAGCCGCTCTTCTTCAGAACCGGACGCATTTCGGCGTCGATTTCGCACAGCGCGCGCGCGATCCCGAGACGGGCAGCCTCGGCCTGACCTTTGATTCCGCCGCCATCGAGATTGATGGTGATGTCGAAATTCTCAGCGGTGTTCGTAACCAGCAGCGGCTGCTTTACGACGTACTGGAAAATCTCCAACGGAAAATAAGCGGCCAAAGGCCTCCGGTTGATCGTAATGTTCCCCTTGCCGGGTTTCACGTAAACGCGAGCCACGGCGGCTTTCCTGCGTCCTACGGTATTTACAACTTCCATACTCATTACTTGATCTCGTTTAATTTGACGGTCTTAGGGGCCTGTGCGGCATGGGGATGCTCCGCCCCGGCATACACCTTCAGGTTACGCAGCTGAGCGGCGCCCAGACGCGTGCGGGGAAGCATGCCCTTGACAGCTTTTTCGATGATGAATTCGGGCTTTTTCTTGAGGTACTCCGCAGGAGTGGTTACCCGCACGCCCCCGGGATAGCCCGAATGGCGGACATACTGCTTGTCCGAAAGCTTGTTGCCGGTCAGCTTCACCTTCTCGGCGTTGATAATGACGACGTTGTCGCCACAATCGACGTGAGGAGTGAAACTCGGCTTGTTCTTGCCGCGCAGAATCTTCGCGACCTGCGATGCGAGACGGCCCAGTACCGCGTCCGTCGCGTCGATCAGCACCCATTGCTTGTCGACGTTGGCGGCGTTGGCGGAGATCGTCTTGTAGCTCAGTGACTCCACTTTTTTAAGGTTTAAGATATTAATACTTGTTTGTTTATGTGATCCATGCCCGCTTCAACGGGCTTGCAAAGATAGCGATTTTCCCGAAAACAAAAAAATTACGGAGAATCTTTGAATAGGATAAGATACTTTTCCGCACTTGTCCGAACGACAGCGCCGACAGAAAGGGCGCGCAGGAAAGGACTCGGCGACCGGACCGCCAAGCCGGAACCTGCTATGCCTTCGTCAAACGGCACGACATGTGCGGACCGGCTCCTCTGCGCATCCTGCCGAGAATACGCAGCAGCCGCTACCAAACATTCTTATGAATTCGATCCTCTGTCCGAATTTCTTTCTGCTTGCAGATATGGGCGTTCTCAGCAGGATAGCCTATCGTGAGCAGGCAAATGAATTCATACCCCTCGGGAGCATTCACGATTTCCTTTATCTTGCCCGCCTCGTCGCTTACGGGGATATGAAACGCCGCTCCCAGACCTTCGTTGGCGGCGGCGAGCAGCATGTTCTCCAGCGCACACCAAGCCGAAGCGAAGTAGTTGAGCGAGCTTTGCTCTGCCGGCCTGAGCAAGGGGTGTGTTTTCTGACGGAAAAACGGAATAATCAGCAGTCCGCTCTCCATCAGCATTTTTTGCTGTTTGGGCAGCGCATCGGCAAACATCGCCATCTTGTCCTTGTCGTCGGATTCGTCCACCTCGAATACAAGCTTTCTGAATGCCGCCATGTTCTTGGCGAGCGGAGCGATCACTTTCGTAATGCTTTCACGGCCACGCACCACGATGAACTCCAACTGGCGCAGATGGTCGTTGGTCGGGGCCTTGAACGCCGCATCGATCACTTTTTTAAGAATTTCGTCGCTTACTTCGCGATCGGAGAAATCGCGGCATGTACGGCGTTTCTCCAATACTTCGTAGAAATCCATAACGTTATGTTTTTAAGTTATGCTTTTTGTTCCCGATCGCAAAATTAGCCCCGCTTATTGTCACATATTTGCGATATCGTTTCATAGATTTGTCGTATATTCGCATTCGAGCGAATCCAAATCTCTATATGTATGGAAGACACCGCCGTCCCTTACGAATTGCCCGAAGCGGAAAATCACTCGTTCTTCTTCATAGACCAACGGATCGAAACAGGAATCGAGGCGAAGCTGCACCGGCACGACGCGTGGGAACTGTATTACGTGGTTCACGGACAAGGAAACCGAACGGCGGGCGACACGCTTCAGCCCTTTGCGGCAGGTGACGTAGCGCTGATCCCACCGTCCATGCTTCACCGCTGGGAGTACGCACCGGACTCGGCGGACAGCGACGGGTGCGTCCGCTATCTGATGGTGGCTTTCAGCCACTTGTTGGTGGAGCGATGCATGGAAGCGTTTCCCGAATTGCGGAATCGGCTGACAAACATCGTCTTCCCGACCGACGCGCTGAAGTTCGGGCCGGAAAGCTCCCGCGTCCTTCGCAAGATATTAGCCGGAATGAACGGCATGGACGAATTGGGCCGCCTATGCGAAATGCTCCGCCTGTTGCCTATCGTTTTTACGTCGTCGGATCATACGCTCGCCGGCCACCCGATGCGCATCGAGCGGGATGTGAGGCGGATACAGCAAATCTCGGCATACGTCATGGCGCACTACGTCCATACTATCTCGCTGAACGACATCGCTGCGGAAGCGGGCATGAGCCGCTCGGCGTTCTGCACTTATTTCAAGCGATGCAAGGGGATGACCTTCTCGCAGTTCGTCACGCAATACCGCTTGAACACCGCTTGCGAACTGCTGAAACACTCGCAGAAACAGGTATCGGAAATATGCTATATGGTCGGGTTCAACGACCTGCCCCATTTCATACGGGTGTTCACGAACGCCTTGGGCATGTCGCCGTCCAAATACCGGAAACGATTCGGATAACCCAAGACGCGGTTCCCACTTCGTGAATTGCCATACACTCGTTCATGAAAAGGAAACGGCTTTCCGCGTGTTTCTCGGGACGGTCAGCGCACCCAGCAATTCAGTATCTCGGCGATATACATTTTATGGTCGCCGCCGTGCGTTTCCCCGTACCATTGCGGATATATGCTTTCATCGACGAACAGGCCCTCGTTGATCATGGAGGCGTACAGCTTGCGGCACTCCAGCGTCAGCCGCGACTGCTCGAAAGCCACGTTGCCCAGTTCCGTCGGGCGGGGAGTCAGCCCCGCCTCGGCTGCCTTATCGATCCGACGACCCGATTTCGAGCCGCAGATACGATAGGCCTCCCTGTCGCCATGTCCCAAAAAGGAGAGCGTAAAGCACGTTTCCCGCTCCATAAACTCGTAGGTATAACGCTCGGGGCGCACGAAAACGAACGCGACGGGCCTGTTCCACAAAAAGCCGGCTCCGCCCCACGACGCGGTCATCGTATTGAACTTTTCCGGGCTGCCCGCCGTCACGAGCATCCACTCCCTTCCGATCAGCTCGATGAAATTCTCGGCCAGACGGGCCGGATCGATCCTTTCCATATGCTTCAGCTTATTTGGTTTCAATTCGCTTGCCCTTGCCCGTCACATGCTCTATGTCCAGCCGCAAGACCTCGGTCCTGCCGAACGAGCCCGCTATGTACTTCTCGGCCGTCTCCCGGTAGTCGGGACTGTACTTGGCCGCCAGCAGCCGGAGCGCCTCAAGCCGCTCGGCCTCGGGCAGCGAGCGACGAATTCTTCCGAAAGCCAACGCGCTCTCATAAGCGGTGGTGAACCGAGCCGGCATCACTTCGGTCCGGCCAACGACGCAGAAAGAGACCCGGTCGCAGACATCGAGGCTGTCGAGTTTGAAACCCGACGGAGCGCAATGGAAATAGAGGCTACGGTCGCGCATCGCGTAGCTGAGCGGGATGCCGTAGCCGTAACCGTTCATGCCCTGCATCGCCAGAAAGCCGTACTCGCCCCTCTCCAGCAATTTCCACGCCGCATCGCAGGACAGCACACGGTCCTTACGACGAATATCCCTGAAAACGGAATCCATAGAAACGAATTATAAAGGTGAGTAAAAGTACGGCTTTCCAGCGAACGAAACAAGCGGACCGGGCCTCTCCGCCGCAGCTCCTCCTTTATGTGCCACAGGCCGCCCGTGCAACTTTTCCGACGCCGAAACGGACCGTTTAATATACGAATATGAACGAAATGTGCAAAAATATTCACGTTTATCAAGATTTCGTTTTCTAAAAAGCGGATTCATCGTGAACTTTAGAATCCATTCGTTCACCCACCAAATCAATGCAACAAGAATAAAGGGCATCATGGCTATCAGAAGAAGCTATCTAATCAGAATCCGCGAAGTACAGCAATTCGCCTTGCGCTATTACGAAAAGGGAAGACACGACAAATGCTTCAAACAAGTATGGAAGAAATACGTCTTTCCGAGATTCGGAATTAATTACAATACCTTCTTACGCTATATGAAAACGGACGTGGACAAACTGCTCGGCCAAGCGGAAAAACAGAAAGAAGAAGCATGTATTAGCGTATACGAACAGGCCGATCTGCAAACGGAACCGTAGGTCATCTTCCGTCATCAGTCATAGAGGCCAATTGATTCCCGACGAATCGCAGCACGAGTCGTTCGAGCGTTTTCGCGGATGGATGAGCGACTGGAGACCTCCGGCGGACGGCATGCTACCGGCCGAAAAGGACCGGCAGCCCGACGCAACGAAAAACGCGTTCCGTGCGGGCGTCGTAACGGCGCACGAATTTCCCGCTACCAGGGCAACAGCCTCGTTGCATCGGACCCTCATACCGGCAGGAAACGCTACCGGCTGCCGTACCTTTCCTTCAGCATGGCGTTGTATTCCCGGATCAGATAGAAAACGTACTCGCCCGTCTCGTCATCGGCCGAGAAACTGTACTCGGTCCTGCGGCCGGGCGAGAAGTTCCATATCAGCGACAACTGGACGCCGCCGTCGAGAAAAGCGTCGTAATAGGTCCGATAGGCCTGCTTGAGCGGAAGAAGCCCGCCGAATTCGCCGACGATGTACACTTTGTTCAGCGAGCGGGCCGTGCCCATAGCCACGGCAATCTGCTCGGACAACGTCACCTTGCCCCGGTCGGCGAACTCGCGCCCGGCCTCGTAGACATGCTCGCTCATACCCTCCGCAGGATCGGGAGTGAACAGTTCCGTAGCGGCGCGATACTGCTGCGTATCGTCCACGGAGAACGTGTACTCGGTATTCAGATGATACTGCGAGGGTCGCATGGCCGAATGGCCCGACACGATCATCCGCCCGTCGGGATCGAGCGACCGGACCGTCTCGGCGAACAAACGGATGGCGTAGCGCACGTCGCGGCCCTGAATCCAATAACGGGCGTCGGTTTTCCCGAACTCCTTCTGCCAGTTGGGCAGGTCGGCCTGCAAATTGAACTCGTTGCCGAACTCCCATGCGAAAATGCTCTTGTATGGCTTGAGGGCCTCGACGACATCGGTCGTGTACGCCTTCAGGAACTCGGTCGTCCGGCTTCCCTCGATTCCCCAGCTGCGATAAGGTTCCCTCACGTAATCCGGAACGGTCGTATAAATCCAGAAAAAGCTCGGAATCAAGCCGATCTCCAACTTCTCGGCATAGGCCGCCAACCGGGCGAGAGCCAAGAGATACTCCTCCCGGTTCTGCGTATACGCCGTCAGCTCGGATGCGAAATATACGCCGCAATTGAAACGCACGATACCCACCCCGTTCCGGCGAAGGACGTCCAGCGCGGCGAACGAATCGCTCAAATCGATCCGGCCCTGAGCATCCCTCTTTTTATGCAGCGAGACAAGCAACAGTTCATAACAGTTCGTACCGGTCGCATAATATTTCGCTCCGTTCAGATAGATCGACGCGGTCTGCGTGCTGTCGGACGACACGTAGAGTCCCTTGCGCGCCGTCGAGTCGGTCCAGTAGGAGGCCACGGTATCCGGTTCCCCTGCCCCGGCGCTCCGCTTCGACGAATCGCGCCCGCAGCTGCCTACGGACAAAACGGCCGCCGCGAGCAGGACATACGATAAAAATGCCTTCATTCGATAGTTCGGTATTAGTAATTCGGCGTAAAAGTAGCGCATTCCGACGGCCCGCGCAATAGTCCGTAAGCCTTACCGGGACTAAGCTCTCCGTTGTCTGCTGACAGTCAGTCGACGAACGACGGAATATTTTTTGCGCCCATTCTCCGCACCATTGATGCAAGGATATTCGGAACCGAGTCCGGACAACCGCTGAAGACAAGAATTCCCGCCTGAAAAGCACGGTCGGTTCCGGAGTCGAGTCGTCATCATATCCGAATATTTGGTTGAAAACGGACGAGTTACGCGCTTCGAATGCCCGAAATTTTCGTATCCTAACTTTTTTCTTTATCTTGGCATCCTGGGCAGTCTTCCTTTAAGCGATCGAGGGAAACGACCCGAAATCATCGAAATTATTTATTAAAACGTATTGTATGAGCAGAAAGATTCTTTGTTTACTGTTAAGCGTCGCCTCGCTGGGCATGTTCTCGTCCTGCAAGGACGAAGGCGGGAACGGCGGCGGCCCGACCGACCTGAGCCAGCAGATCGTCGGGGTGTACAAAGGCGACATGCGCGTCGAAGTTCCGTTGCTGAGCTACGACCGGACTTCGCTTCAGAAAATCTACCTGACCAGCTCCGGTGAGAATCTGGCCAAGCTGGAACTCCGCGATTTTTCGTTCGGACTGCCGGGCGAGGAGATTCCGGTCGGCGATATCGTGGTCGAGGATATCGACCTGAAAACGACGGGCGACGCCGAGAACGCGACGATCACGCTCGAGCCCAAAACCGTAACCGTCACGCTGAGTCCCGAAATCGGGAGCGCCCAGGTGGCTATCAACGGAACGGTCGTCGCAGGGAAGCTGTCGCTGACGATCAACGTATCCGAGGCGCTGGCCGTAGACCGGGTGAACGTCACTTTCAGCGGCGACAAGATGGCCTCGGACAACGAGAGCACCGAGGCCCTGATGACGACCATGACCTTCGATGACGAGATCGTAGTCGGCCAGCCGGTAATCGACGGTACGAACGTTCTGTTCCATGTGGCCGACACGGCGAAAGCCGAGCATCTGGCCGCGCTGGTCCCGACGATCGGCATCTCCGCGGGTGCGACCGTTTCGCCCGCGTCGGGCACGGAAGTGGACTTCTCCAACGGCTCGGTGCGGTTCACGGTAACGGCCGAAGACGGCATCCATTATACCATTTATACGGTCGGCTGGCAGCGCAAGGGCAAGTACGATTTCGAGCAGTGGACTGAAACCGGAGCGGGCAATGCCCAGCGTCTGGACCCGGATGGATGGGCTTCGTGCAACGCGGCCGTCGCACTGATCCGACAGCTATTCCCGACTCTCTACTCGGGCGACTTCCCCGTCGTGCCGGTTGCCGGCCATTCGGGCGAATACGCCGCTCAAATCACGACGCTCGACACGAAAGGTCAAGGCAGCATGATCCCGAAAGTGACCTCGGGCACCGTATTTCTCGGCAAATTCAATGCCGGCAAGGGAATGAGCGCGCCGATGGAGACGACTGAATTCGGAATACTGTACGATCAGAAACCGCTGAGCGTGACCGGATACTACAAGTACAAGGCCGGGCCGGAATATTATGACAACAAGGAACCGATGCCCGACGGCAAGGATTCGATGGCGATTTCGGCCGTTCTCTACGAAGTGGAGAGCGAGACCGAAACGCTTTACGGAGACAATATCTACACGTCGGATAAGGTCGTTGCCAGCGCCATGCTGTCGAGCGGGGAGGACGTGGCCGAATTCACGCCGTTCGAGCTGAAGCTCAAATATGTAAAAACCTATAATCCGGAGGCCATGTACAAGTTCGCCGTGATTTTCTCATCGAGCAAGTACGGCGCCCTGTATCAAGGCGCCCCCGGCAGCGTGCTGACGATAGACGACGTAGAGGTTATCTCGGAATAGGCGCAAGAACCTTTTCAATAAAATATCCCGGCCTGCGAAGACCGGGATATTTTTTATCCTCAAGACAGTCGATTCGCCTCGACCGTCCGCACGGCATATCCCGCCGTGCCGGCGCAGCGAACCTTGCCCGCCCCGCAACAACCGGATCGGAAATGTGAAACGGAAAGAGAGTTTTGCTCCACACACGCCCGAGAGCGGGCGTTCGGAAACAAGGATCAGCATGCGGACCGGCATACACGAGGTCTATGCGCCGCTTCCTTTGCGCGAGAGCGCCTCGGGCAGCGGCTGAGAAATGCGGATGCTGCTGACGACGGCTCCCGCAGCGGCTACCGATCCGGCGATCGTCAGGCAGACGGTAGCCCCGTTATCGGCGAACAGATGAAACAACAGCGCGACGAGTGCCGCCCCGGTCGTCTGGCCGACCAGTCTGGCCGTAGCCAGCATTCCGCTCGCCCCGCCGCTCCGGCCCGGCGGGGCCGACGAAATGATCAGGCTGTTATTGGGCGACTGAAACAGGCCGAATCCGGCGCCGCACAGGGCCATTCTCCACAAGATGCCTCCGTCGGAAATCTCTTCCGGCAAAAAAGCGAGCGAAAACAACCCGACCGAAAAGACGAACAGGCCGATGCCGCCCAGCACGCCGGCATGCACGCGCTCAACCAGCAGACCGGCCAGCGGAGCGACGAAGATGATCGCCACCGGCCATGCCGTGAGCAGCAAACCGGTATCGACCTCGCTGCGCCCGCAAACCGACTGCAGGAAAAAAGGCAAAGACACCATAGCCAGCATCTGTGCGGTGAACGAGCAGACCGACGTGGCGATCGACATGGAGAATATGGGAATCCGAAACAAATCGACCGGAAGAAGCGGATAGGGCCGATGCAGTTGGCGACGAACGAAAAAGTATCCGAGAACGAGCGCCGCAACGGCTCCGGGCACGATATGCCTCGCATCCAGCCCGTGCGCATATCCTTCGATCGAGGCGATCAGCAATCCGAACGTCCATGCGTTCATCACGGCGCTCGTCCAGTCGAACTTACGTCCGCGCGCCTCTACCGGATTGCGCGGAAGAAAGCGCCGGCCCAGCAAGATGGCCAGCAGGCCGAGCGGCAGATTGACGGCGAAAAGCCATGGCCACGGAGCGACCGACAGCACGCCGGCGGCCACGGTGGGCCCGGCAGCCGCCGAAACGGCGACGACCAGCGCGTTGATACCCATGCCCCGGCCGAGGTAACGACGGGGATAAATGACCCGGATCAGCGCCGTATTGACGCTCGACACGGCCGCAGCGCCGAATCCCTGCACCGTGCGCGCCACCGTAAGCTCCGCGAGCGACCGCGACAGCACGCATCCCAGCGAGGCAAGCGTGAAAACGATCAGGCCGCCGAGATAAATCTTCCGATAACCGATCAAATCGCCCAAAGACGAAAGCGCCAGCAAAGAGACGACGATCGCCAGCTGGTAGGCATTGACGACCCAAATCGAAGAAGCCGGTGAAATCCGCAAGTCGCCCGCGATCGTAGGCAACGCGACATTGGCGATCGTTCCGTCCAGCACCGACAACGATACGCCCAGCGCAATGGCAGCAATGGCCCCGTACCGCCGGGGAAGCGGAATGCCGTCCTGCATCGTAGGATCGACATATGTAGCATCAGAGTAAAGTCTCATGCGGCAGCAAATGAAGCCGGACACAGGCAACTGCGGCGAAAACGGACAGTTCCCGCACGAACAGAAAACCTGCACGGACAAGCGAAACACGTATCGGAAATAAAAAAAGAGGAAGCCTGAAAGGCTTCCTCCGGATGACTTTGGCGGTATGGACGAGACTCGAACTCGCGACCTCCTGCGTGACAGGCAGGCATTCTAACCAGCTGAACTACCACACCGTTTAAAGTACACCGCAACTGCGTTTTCTCAATTGCAGTGCAAAGATAAGGCTATTTTTCGAATCTCCAAAATTTCGGAGCGTTTCGTTGAAAAAATTTCCCGCTTTCTACGGTTGTACGAATATCGAGAACTGGACGCTGCCGTAGCTCCGCCGCTCGACGAAATGCTCGAACCCACTCACGTCGAGGCTCTTCGGATGCTCCAGAATCAGCCATCCACCGGGCTTCAGAAGCCGGCGGCCGAAAACGGTCTCGGGAATCGTGTCGCTACCGACGATGTCGTAGGGCGGGTCGGCAAATATCAGGTCGAACTGCTTGGGACAGCTTTTCAGATAGAGAAAGGCATTGGCCTTGACGGGATGAATCCGGTCGAGACCGAAATTCCGGGCAGTTCGCCGGATGAAGTCGTAATGCACCGCGTTGATTTCGACCGAAACGACCGAAGCGGCCCCCCGCGAGGCAAACTCGTAGCTGATCGAGCCGGTCCCGGCAAACAGGTCGAGCACGTCGGCACCCTCGACGTCGCGATGGCTCTCGATCACATTGAACAGATTTTCCTTGGCGAAGTCGGTCGTAGGACGGGCCCGCAAATTTTTCGGCGGCTGTATGATCCGGCCGCGAAGGATGCCGCTAACGATTCTCATAACACATTCGGATTACGGACGCATACCGGTACGAATCTTCCTTATGTCCGACCGAGCCGGGAAGCGCGGGCCTGACGGCCCCGACGCGGCGGAAACGCCGCCCGAGGGAGCGGACCAGCCCGTCGGGCAGCTCGCCCGACAGCGCGACGCGGAACATCCGGTCGGGAAACATGCGTCGGACGCTCTCCAGCAGATAAAGCAGATCGGCTTCGGTCCGGCACGGCAGCGTCGCGGCATAGAGCAATCCCGACGCATAGGCCGCCAAATGAACCGTATCGCGCGAAAGGACGGCCTCGATCACCTCGTCG from Alistipes ihumii AP11 carries:
- the rpsI gene encoding 30S ribosomal protein S9, which produces MEVVNTVGRRKAAVARVYVKPGKGNITINRRPLAAYFPLEIFQYVVKQPLLVTNTAENFDITINLDGGGIKGQAEAARLGIARALCEIDAEMRPVLKKSGFMTRDPREVERKKPGQPGARRKFQFSKR
- the rplM gene encoding 50S ribosomal protein L13 codes for the protein MESLSYKTISANAANVDKQWVLIDATDAVLGRLASQVAKILRGKNKPSFTPHVDCGDNVVIINAEKVKLTGNKLSDKQYVRHSGYPGGVRVTTPAEYLKKKPEFIIEKAVKGMLPRTRLGAAQLRNLKVYAGAEHPHAAQAPKTVKLNEIK
- a CDS encoding nitroreductase family protein: MDFYEVLEKRRTCRDFSDREVSDEILKKVIDAAFKAPTNDHLRQLEFIVVRGRESITKVIAPLAKNMAAFRKLVFEVDESDDKDKMAMFADALPKQQKMLMESGLLIIPFFRQKTHPLLRPAEQSSLNYFASAWCALENMLLAAANEGLGAAFHIPVSDEAGKIKEIVNAPEGYEFICLLTIGYPAENAHICKQKEIRTEDRIHKNVW
- a CDS encoding AraC family transcriptional regulator, which codes for MEDTAVPYELPEAENHSFFFIDQRIETGIEAKLHRHDAWELYYVVHGQGNRTAGDTLQPFAAGDVALIPPSMLHRWEYAPDSADSDGCVRYLMVAFSHLLVERCMEAFPELRNRLTNIVFPTDALKFGPESSRVLRKILAGMNGMDELGRLCEMLRLLPIVFTSSDHTLAGHPMRIERDVRRIQQISAYVMAHYVHTISLNDIAAEAGMSRSAFCTYFKRCKGMTFSQFVTQYRLNTACELLKHSQKQVSEICYMVGFNDLPHFIRVFTNALGMSPSKYRKRFG
- a CDS encoding flavin reductase family protein: MERIDPARLAENFIELIGREWMLVTAGSPEKFNTMTASWGGAGFLWNRPVAFVFVRPERYTYEFMERETCFTLSFLGHGDREAYRICGSKSGRRIDKAAEAGLTPRPTELGNVAFEQSRLTLECRKLYASMINEGLFVDESIYPQWYGETHGGDHKMYIAEILNCWVR
- a CDS encoding pyridoxamine 5'-phosphate oxidase family protein → MDSVFRDIRRKDRVLSCDAAWKLLERGEYGFLAMQGMNGYGYGIPLSYAMRDRSLYFHCAPSGFKLDSLDVCDRVSFCVVGRTEVMPARFTTAYESALAFGRIRRSLPEAERLEALRLLAAKYSPDYRETAEKYIAGSFGRTEVLRLDIEHVTGKGKRIETK
- a CDS encoding cellulase family glycosylhydrolase; protein product: MKAFLSYVLLAAAVLSVGSCGRDSSKRSAGAGEPDTVASYWTDSTARKGLYVSSDSTQTASIYLNGAKYYATGTNCYELLLVSLHKKRDAQGRIDLSDSFAALDVLRRNGVGIVRFNCGVYFASELTAYTQNREEYLLALARLAAYAEKLEIGLIPSFFWIYTTVPDYVREPYRSWGIEGSRTTEFLKAYTTDVVEALKPYKSIFAWEFGNEFNLQADLPNWQKEFGKTDARYWIQGRDVRYAIRLFAETVRSLDPDGRMIVSGHSAMRPSQYHLNTEYTFSVDDTQQYRAATELFTPDPAEGMSEHVYEAGREFADRGKVTLSEQIAVAMGTARSLNKVYIVGEFGGLLPLKQAYRTYYDAFLDGGVQLSLIWNFSPGRRTEYSFSADDETGEYVFYLIREYNAMLKERYGSR
- a CDS encoding PCMD domain-containing protein; translation: MSRKILCLLLSVASLGMFSSCKDEGGNGGGPTDLSQQIVGVYKGDMRVEVPLLSYDRTSLQKIYLTSSGENLAKLELRDFSFGLPGEEIPVGDIVVEDIDLKTTGDAENATITLEPKTVTVTLSPEIGSAQVAINGTVVAGKLSLTINVSEALAVDRVNVTFSGDKMASDNESTEALMTTMTFDDEIVVGQPVIDGTNVLFHVADTAKAEHLAALVPTIGISAGATVSPASGTEVDFSNGSVRFTVTAEDGIHYTIYTVGWQRKGKYDFEQWTETGAGNAQRLDPDGWASCNAAVALIRQLFPTLYSGDFPVVPVAGHSGEYAAQITTLDTKGQGSMIPKVTSGTVFLGKFNAGKGMSAPMETTEFGILYDQKPLSVTGYYKYKAGPEYYDNKEPMPDGKDSMAISAVLYEVESETETLYGDNIYTSDKVVASAMLSSGEDVAEFTPFELKLKYVKTYNPEAMYKFAVIFSSSKYGALYQGAPGSVLTIDDVEVISE
- a CDS encoding MFS transporter; this encodes MRLYSDATYVDPTMQDGIPLPRRYGAIAAIALGVSLSVLDGTIANVALPTIAGDLRISPASSIWVVNAYQLAIVVSLLALSSLGDLIGYRKIYLGGLIVFTLASLGCVLSRSLAELTVARTVQGFGAAAVSSVNTALIRVIYPRRYLGRGMGINALVVAVSAAAGPTVAAGVLSVAPWPWLFAVNLPLGLLAILLGRRFLPRNPVEARGRKFDWTSAVMNAWTFGLLIASIEGYAHGLDARHIVPGAVAALVLGYFFVRRQLHRPYPLLPVDLFRIPIFSMSIATSVCSFTAQMLAMVSLPFFLQSVCGRSEVDTGLLLTAWPVAIIFVAPLAGLLVERVHAGVLGGIGLFVFSVGLFSLAFLPEEISDGGILWRMALCGAGFGLFQSPNNSLIISSAPPGRSGGASGMLATARLVGQTTGAALVALLFHLFADNGATVCLTIAGSVAAAGAVVSSIRISQPLPEALSRKGSGA
- a CDS encoding RsmD family RNA methyltransferase, translated to MRIVSGILRGRIIQPPKNLRARPTTDFAKENLFNVIESHRDVEGADVLDLFAGTGSISYEFASRGAASVVSVEINAVHYDFIRRTARNFGLDRIHPVKANAFLYLKSCPKQFDLIFADPPYDIVGSDTIPETVFGRRLLKPGGWLILEHPKSLDVSGFEHFVERRSYGSVQFSIFVQP